One stretch of Deltaproteobacteria bacterium DNA includes these proteins:
- a CDS encoding type II toxin-antitoxin system RelE/ParE family toxin produces MGTVVFYKTVSGECPVQDFLDSLSGKVAQKIAWVPQLLEDLERVPSVFFKKLTGTEEIWECRIQYGSNIYRIFCFFDSHSVVVLTHGLVKKTQKTPPQEIERAESYRRDYLTRRKKS; encoded by the coding sequence ATTGGGACGGTTGTTTTCTATAAGACTGTGAGTGGAGAATGTCCGGTTCAGGACTTTCTCGATTCCCTATCCGGGAAGGTAGCGCAGAAAATAGCGTGGGTGCCCCAACTCCTGGAGGATTTGGAAAGAGTACCCTCTGTATTCTTCAAGAAACTGACTGGGACTGAAGAAATATGGGAGTGCCGGATTCAATATGGTTCAAATATTTACCGGATATTCTGTTTTTTTGACAGTCATTCCGTCGTTGTTTTGACTCACGGATTGGTAAAGAAAACGCAAAAAACACCACCACAGGAGATCGAAAGAGCAGAATCCTATAGAAGGGATTATTTGACCAGGAGGAAAAAGTCATGA
- a CDS encoding helix-turn-helix transcriptional regulator gives MSDLKKYIADRNKTDKEFSNGFDEGYEQFKIGIVLRQARETAGLTQEELALRLKTKKTAISRIENHAEDIKLSTLDRVAKALGRRLEVHIA, from the coding sequence ATGAGTGACCTGAAAAAATATATTGCTGACAGAAATAAGACAGATAAGGAATTCTCCAATGGGTTTGATGAAGGATACGAACAGTTCAAAATTGGGATAGTTCTCCGTCAGGCGAGAGAAACTGCAGGGTTGACCCAGGAGGAGCTCGCACTTCGTCTCAAGACGAAAAAAACGGCTATTTCAAGAATTGAAAACCACGCGGAGGATATTAAGCTGTCAACTTTAGATCGGGTTGCGAAAGCACTGGGGAGACGATTAGAGGTCCATATCGCATAG